In a single window of the Terriglobus roseus genome:
- a CDS encoding ROK family protein has protein sequence MKILVVDIGGTHVKVASSDHVVPLKIVSGPDMTAQDMVDQVRTVTASWEYDAISFGYPGPVGKNGPLAEPHNLAAGWVDFSYAEAFPGKQIRFLNDAAMQALGGYRGGRMLFLGIGTGLGSCLIFDGTIIPLELAHLPYKNGRTYEQYIGQAGLERRGKKAWRRSVLKIVALLRAATVCDSVLLGGGNAKLMKKLPNGTSCGANSNAIQGGFALWATS, from the coding sequence ATGAAGATTCTAGTTGTTGATATAGGTGGCACTCACGTCAAGGTGGCCTCAAGCGACCATGTTGTCCCCCTCAAAATCGTCTCCGGGCCCGACATGACCGCTCAAGATATGGTCGATCAGGTGCGCACCGTCACCGCGAGTTGGGAGTACGACGCTATCTCCTTCGGCTATCCGGGGCCTGTCGGGAAGAACGGTCCCCTGGCCGAACCCCACAACCTCGCTGCCGGATGGGTCGACTTCTCGTACGCAGAAGCTTTCCCCGGCAAGCAAATCCGATTTCTCAACGATGCTGCCATGCAGGCGCTGGGCGGCTACCGGGGCGGTCGGATGCTCTTCCTTGGTATTGGTACCGGTCTGGGCTCCTGTCTCATTTTCGACGGCACTATCATCCCCCTCGAACTGGCTCATCTTCCATACAAAAACGGCCGCACCTATGAGCAGTACATCGGCCAAGCTGGGCTCGAGCGACGTGGCAAGAAGGCGTGGCGCAGATCCGTGCTGAAAATTGTTGCGCTCTTACGTGCCGCTACGGTGTGTGATTCTGTCCTGCTCGGGGGCGGCAATGCCAAACTCATGAAGAAACTACCGAACGGCACTTCCTGCGGGGCGAATAGCAATGCGATTCAAGGTGGTTTTGCATTGTGGGCGACATCGTGA
- a CDS encoding catalase family peroxidase, protein MSPQSNQRTLLAIGPLFAIASVVGLAATAFAYTAGWLTPRRLTPDKLVAALAPPSGQALGHRRNHIKGICFTGTFTANGAGEALSTAEVFTPGQYPVVGRFNVPGGDPHMPDAMAQARGFSIRITTPHGGDWRSAMLDAPFFAASSPQAFYQFLSAAGSKDPGTIKSYLAAHPETSSFIAWAKTHPRTESWTEDRFNSLNSFLFIDNAGVKHAVRWSLIPSATPVLLSPDQLAARPPDFLQMDIAQRVGTAPRHWEMVLTVANPNDPTADPTKTWPADRRTLDVGTLAANHVETESDGPCRDINFDPAVLPAGITTSDDTFPAARSAAYRVSYDHRMAEAKNYPRGGAQ, encoded by the coding sequence ATGAGCCCGCAATCAAATCAACGCACTTTACTTGCAATTGGTCCGCTGTTCGCGATTGCGTCGGTCGTGGGACTCGCGGCAACGGCATTCGCGTACACAGCAGGGTGGCTTACGCCCCGCCGGCTTACACCAGATAAGTTGGTCGCCGCATTGGCACCTCCAAGCGGCCAGGCGCTCGGGCATCGTCGCAATCACATTAAGGGCATTTGTTTCACGGGCACCTTCACTGCAAATGGCGCGGGAGAGGCGCTATCAACAGCAGAAGTTTTTACCCCGGGTCAGTACCCCGTCGTAGGACGCTTTAATGTACCAGGCGGCGACCCGCACATGCCGGACGCTATGGCGCAGGCGCGAGGGTTCAGCATACGCATCACCACGCCACACGGTGGCGATTGGCGCAGCGCTATGCTGGACGCGCCGTTCTTTGCAGCGTCCTCGCCACAGGCGTTTTACCAATTCCTAAGCGCCGCAGGCAGCAAAGATCCCGGAACCATCAAGAGTTACCTGGCTGCGCATCCTGAGACGTCTTCTTTCATCGCCTGGGCAAAGACACATCCGCGCACGGAGAGCTGGACCGAAGACCGCTTCAACAGCCTGAACTCGTTCTTGTTTATCGACAACGCGGGGGTCAAGCACGCGGTACGTTGGTCGCTGATCCCTTCTGCCACGCCAGTACTGCTTTCACCGGACCAACTTGCAGCTCGCCCGCCCGATTTTTTGCAAATGGACATTGCTCAGCGTGTCGGCACTGCTCCGCGGCACTGGGAGATGGTGCTAACCGTCGCCAATCCCAACGACCCGACGGCGGATCCAACCAAGACTTGGCCCGCTGACCGACGGACCCTAGATGTGGGTACGCTAGCCGCGAATCACGTCGAAACGGAAAGCGACGGTCCCTGCCGCGACATCAACTTTGATCCAGCCGTCCTGCCTGCCGGCATCACCACATCGGACGACACCTTTCCAGCCGCGCGTTCCGCTGCATACCGTGTGTCCTATGACCATCGGATGGCTGAAGCCAAGAACTATCCTCGCGGAGGAGCGCAATGA
- a CDS encoding single-stranded DNA-binding protein translates to MATAHPLGKHVPQTADKPEETEPNTMFNKVILIGRLGQNAEAKTAQNKNEYVILNIATQESWKNDKGDYENRTEWHRVFAWSNLSKFAKTLQKGQLITLEGTLRYREVTEDVEGVPFKHRIAEIHAISMKRLSKVEAADDPADGVSE, encoded by the coding sequence ATGGCGACGGCACACCCGTTGGGCAAGCATGTACCGCAGACAGCGGACAAACCAGAAGAAACGGAGCCAAACACCATGTTCAACAAAGTCATCCTCATCGGCCGCCTCGGACAAAACGCAGAAGCCAAGACCGCTCAGAACAAGAACGAGTACGTCATCCTCAACATCGCTACCCAGGAGAGCTGGAAGAACGACAAGGGAGATTACGAGAACCGTACCGAGTGGCACCGCGTCTTCGCCTGGAGCAATCTCTCGAAGTTCGCAAAGACTCTCCAGAAGGGGCAGCTCATCACTCTGGAAGGGACACTCCGGTATCGCGAGGTGACCGAAGACGTCGAGGGTGTCCCGTTTAAGCACCGCATCGCAGAGATCCATGCCATCAGCATGAAGCGGCTCTCGAAAGTCGAAGCCGCTGATGATCCTGCGGATGGCGTCAGCGAGTAA
- a CDS encoding cytochrome b — protein sequence MTAIKRFTAPQRLLHWGMAVCIVAMLFLGVGMISTVTPKWLTLVQIHKTLGIIVLLLALLRLLLRIRYTSPSLPRDMPVLMRFAADSSQYVFYALMLSMPLLGWGMLSAAAHPVVLFGKVHLPAIVPVSAALYPLLQRAHSVLGYAFFALILMHTAALLFHKLVRKDGVFEAMAPVVTVNQKRELDAKHV from the coding sequence ATGACAGCTATCAAGCGATTTACCGCTCCGCAACGGCTACTCCACTGGGGCATGGCGGTCTGCATAGTCGCCATGCTGTTCCTCGGCGTTGGCATGATCTCGACTGTCACGCCGAAGTGGCTGACGCTGGTGCAGATCCACAAAACGCTTGGGATCATAGTCTTGCTACTCGCTTTACTGCGCCTGCTGCTCCGCATCCGGTACACATCGCCGTCATTACCACGAGACATGCCGGTGCTGATGCGGTTTGCCGCAGACTCGTCGCAATACGTGTTCTACGCGCTCATGCTCAGTATGCCGTTGCTCGGCTGGGGGATGCTCTCTGCCGCGGCACATCCAGTGGTTTTATTTGGAAAGGTGCATCTGCCCGCGATTGTTCCGGTCAGCGCAGCGCTGTACCCGCTGCTGCAGCGTGCACACTCCGTCCTCGGCTACGCCTTCTTCGCTCTCATCCTTATGCATACTGCAGCACTGCTGTTCCACAAACTAGTGCGGAAAGATGGCGTCTTCGAAGCCATGGCACCCGTTGTCACGGTGAACCAGAAACGCGAACTGGATGCGAAACACGTCTGA
- a CDS encoding DUF892 family protein, translated as MPNSGFRSLFADEVEALYAAESLISKTFPLLKKKVATKELVLMLDQQAAQAKSHTKNLKSALIFLDRRAAGAESRSVKAMLSECDDALERLEKGNLLDATLLVHLQRLEFHRLGAYRATLALATQLGEDGILDFLKEAAAFDDVTTKRLGQIALQVNAEAFADTRSEILAPVIGELEADKVE; from the coding sequence ATGCCCAACTCAGGCTTCAGAAGCCTCTTCGCTGATGAGGTTGAAGCGCTGTATGCAGCTGAGTCCTTGATCTCGAAGACGTTTCCGTTATTGAAGAAGAAGGTCGCCACGAAGGAACTGGTGTTGATGCTCGACCAGCAGGCCGCTCAGGCAAAGAGCCACACAAAAAACCTCAAGTCGGCGCTAATATTCCTCGACCGAAGGGCAGCTGGAGCAGAGAGCCGCTCTGTGAAGGCAATGTTGTCCGAATGCGATGATGCACTGGAGCGTCTTGAAAAAGGGAATCTCCTCGATGCAACGCTGTTGGTCCACTTGCAGCGCTTGGAGTTTCATAGGCTCGGAGCTTACAGAGCAACGCTGGCGCTGGCCACGCAGTTGGGAGAAGATGGCATTCTCGACTTCTTAAAAGAAGCAGCGGCATTCGACGATGTGACGACGAAGCGCTTAGGGCAAATTGCCTTGCAGGTGAATGCAGAAGCCTTCGCTGACACTCGGTCTGAAATCCTCGCGCCTGTAATCGGAGAACTTGAAGCAGACAAGGTCGAGTAG